From Candidatus Amoebophilus asiaticus 5a2, the proteins below share one genomic window:
- a CDS encoding F-box protein: MFQPVSILILISGLLLASCNTATQPADENRANQLATNNGFSFQGISVPPEVMLQVFSHLPVTDIVQASQVCRGWYALSEEPALWRIIRIKKHGDYPASNATKEQAKRHMLRVYVNTLSGLATIEHLVLKHKLNEKHPFDMYQDLLIQLRACSKSLFIKLAAIKLVMIMTNNLIKKGAYL, encoded by the coding sequence ATGTTTCAACCAGTATCTATTCTTATTCTTATAAGCGGCTTATTGTTGGCTTCCTGTAATACTGCTACACAACCTGCTGATGAAAATCGAGCAAACCAATTAGCAACCAACAATGGCTTTTCCTTCCAAGGCATTAGTGTACCGCCAGAGGTTATGCTCCAAGTGTTTAGTCACTTACCAGTTACAGATATTGTACAAGCAAGCCAAGTCTGTCGTGGCTGGTATGCATTAAGCGAAGAACCAGCTTTATGGAGAATCATCCGGATAAAAAAGCATGGAGATTACCCAGCTAGTAATGCTACCAAGGAACAGGCTAAGAGGCATATGCTACGGGTGTATGTGAACACACTTTCTGGTCTTGCAACTATTGAGCATTTAGTACTTAAGCACAAGCTCAATGAAAAGCATCCCTTTGATATGTATCAAGATTTATTAATTCAACTAAGAGCCTGTTCAAAATCTTTGTTTATTAAACTAGCAGCTATTAAATTAGTCATGATAATGACCAATAACCTGATAAAAAAAGGAGCTTATCTATGA
- a CDS encoding lipopolysaccharide biosynthesis protein — translation MNALKKLASDTAIYGLSSIIGRVLNYLLVPFYTSLLLPAEYGIVTELYAYAAFLNIIYGYGMETAYFRFATQGSPIEVFKLTSSLLTLSSLLFSSLLASLAPLLSRWLGYSGHEHYVYYLAAILAVDTILLVPFAQLRFSNQSFLFAQAKCLQIALNIIFNLLLLYILPGIYTGKFLYSFKPFVQLIYNPANHIEYIFLANLMANLCVLPILGKPLIHFKFKIDWQKLRPMIIYALPLLVMGLAGTTNEMLARALLKHLLPSNFYSGQSKEAIVGIFGACYKLAVLMSLAIQAFRYAAEPFFFTHAQDKRSPQLFSKIMQGYVLVACFIWFAISVNLDILGYIFLRNPAYRAGIEIVPYLCLAYIWLGIYYNLSVWFKLANKTYYGSVITLIGAGITILLNVLLVPYYGYWGSVWATVISYLIMAVICYCKGQQYYAVPYKTGYALFFMLVTLLLIIVIRQIQYATWAYALVSNIGFTLVFGLVIYRAMRRSL, via the coding sequence ATGAACGCACTTAAAAAGTTGGCTAGTGATACAGCTATATATGGACTTAGCAGTATTATAGGTAGGGTGCTTAACTATCTGCTAGTACCATTTTATACTAGCTTGCTTTTGCCTGCTGAATATGGTATTGTTACCGAATTATATGCGTATGCTGCTTTTTTGAATATTATTTATGGCTATGGGATGGAAACAGCCTATTTTAGGTTTGCTACGCAAGGTTCTCCCATAGAGGTATTTAAACTTACCAGTAGCTTGTTAACTTTAAGTAGTCTATTATTTTCAAGCTTATTAGCATCTCTCGCTCCTCTCCTTAGTCGTTGGTTAGGCTATTCAGGCCATGAACATTATGTTTACTACTTGGCAGCTATTTTGGCTGTTGATACCATATTGTTGGTTCCTTTCGCACAGTTACGTTTTTCTAACCAATCATTTTTGTTTGCCCAAGCAAAATGTTTACAAATAGCCTTAAATATAATTTTTAATCTTTTGTTGCTGTATATACTTCCAGGAATCTATACAGGTAAGTTTTTGTACTCATTCAAGCCTTTCGTACAACTTATCTATAATCCAGCCAACCATATAGAATATATTTTCTTAGCTAATTTAATGGCTAATTTATGCGTGTTACCTATTTTGGGTAAGCCACTCATCCATTTTAAATTTAAAATAGATTGGCAAAAGCTAAGGCCTATGATTATATATGCTTTGCCTTTATTGGTTATGGGGTTAGCTGGAACTACCAACGAAATGCTGGCTAGGGCTTTGCTGAAGCATCTATTACCATCCAATTTTTATTCCGGACAGAGTAAGGAGGCAATAGTAGGTATTTTTGGAGCTTGCTATAAGCTTGCTGTCTTAATGTCGCTAGCAATCCAAGCCTTTCGTTATGCAGCTGAACCTTTTTTTTTCACACATGCACAAGACAAGCGCTCTCCTCAGCTTTTTAGTAAAATTATGCAAGGATATGTATTGGTCGCTTGCTTCATCTGGTTTGCTATTAGTGTTAACTTAGATATATTAGGTTATATATTTCTTAGAAACCCAGCATATCGGGCAGGCATTGAAATTGTTCCTTACCTTTGTCTAGCATACATATGGTTAGGCATCTATTATAATCTTTCAGTGTGGTTTAAGCTAGCTAACAAAACATATTATGGTAGTGTCATAACTCTTATAGGAGCAGGTATTACTATACTGTTGAATGTTTTATTAGTACCTTATTATGGGTATTGGGGTAGTGTATGGGCAACTGTAATCAGTTACCTAATTATGGCTGTAATTTGTTATTGTAAAGGACAGCAATACTACGCTGTTCCTTATAAGACTGGTTATGCACTATTTTTTATGCTAGTTACACTACTTTTGATAATAGTAATACGTCAAATACAGTATGCTACTTGGGCTTATGCTTTGGTTAGTAATATAGGGTTTACACTTGTATTCGGGCTGGTTATATATAGAGCTATGCGCAGATCTTTATAG
- the dapF gene encoding diaminopimelate epimerase, translating to MTIPFYKYHGTGNDFILVDNITNPNVTCPHDPELIKSLCHRKFGIGADGFIFLEKSGSYDFEMIYYNSDASQSLCGNGSRCAVHLASYLGIINNVADFLAIDGPHQARIQDNLVYLQLHDVSTIQMMGNDYFLNTGSPHYVRLVQNLVETDVIELGKSINASQSFQNTGTNVNFVQLEANNQISVCTYERGVNDETLSCGTGVVAAALVASQKGYTSPVYVVTKGGELQISFCKHNTAFSNICLVGPATQVFQGKITI from the coding sequence GTGACTATCCCTTTTTATAAATATCATGGTACTGGAAATGATTTTATTTTAGTCGATAATATAACTAATCCTAATGTAACCTGTCCACACGACCCAGAACTCATTAAAAGCTTGTGTCATCGTAAGTTTGGTATAGGCGCTGATGGTTTTATATTCCTTGAAAAAAGTGGATCGTATGATTTTGAGATGATATACTATAACTCTGATGCGAGCCAGAGTCTATGCGGTAATGGGAGTCGTTGTGCTGTACATTTGGCTAGCTATTTAGGAATTATTAATAATGTGGCAGACTTCTTGGCTATAGATGGTCCACACCAAGCTCGTATTCAAGACAATCTAGTTTATCTACAGTTGCATGATGTTTCTACTATACAAATGATGGGCAATGATTATTTTTTAAATACGGGGTCTCCTCATTATGTTCGTTTGGTTCAAAATTTGGTGGAAACAGATGTTATTGAGCTAGGTAAATCTATTAATGCCAGCCAATCATTTCAAAACACAGGAACAAATGTTAATTTTGTTCAATTAGAAGCAAATAATCAAATTTCGGTATGCACTTATGAGCGAGGCGTGAACGATGAAACGCTTTCCTGTGGAACAGGTGTTGTGGCTGCTGCACTTGTGGCTTCTCAAAAAGGATATACAAGCCCTGTTTATGTAGTAACAAAGGGTGGGGAGCTGCAAATAAGTTTTTGTAAACATAATACTGCTTTTAGTAATATCTGTTTAGTTGGTCCAGCTACTCAAGTATTCCAAGGGAAAATAACAATATAA